The sequence CATCAGTCCCAACTTCTGCATATTacaaatcatcaaaacaaacatctacgTGTTCTATGAAATGACTTAGCAAAATAGTTTGCAGGTTATATGATGCTGTACTCTGGGAACTCTAGTGGCTTTATGGCGTCGACATTTTTTACGTTTGCGTGCCTTTGCATAGCTGCAGTGACACATTGTCTGCCTAGAGGGCACTGTAGAGCATTGTCCCTGCCATATATTGAGCATGTGTGAGCGAGAGGAAAGGGAGGGGAAGCAGGAAGAGTGCGGGCAGACAGTTTTACGGCAATGTAACCGTTCAGACCAGCATAGGGTGGTCCACTACACTCCCAGGCACCACCCGTCTGATCTGCCTTTCTCATTACTGTGTGAATGATGCTATTTGTTATTTCTGAGAAAGGAGATTGTCATAGGCACTCACAACAAAGGAGTTAATAAAGTtaagtaaaacaataatatatttaaGCGCAACATTATGGTCTccttgtgaatatttttgatccCCCTCTTGCTGCCAAAACAGCCCTGACCGGTTGAGAAATAGACTCTACTAGAGCCCTGAAGGTGGGCTGTGAAATCTGGCATCTCAATGCTATGACTGCAAATCCTTAACGTCTTTAGGTTACGAGGTTAAGACTGTTGGCCCACAAATGGCCAACTGGGTTGAGATCTTGGAATTTTTAAGGCCATATCAACACCTCACTCCAACTATTCCTGAAACTGTTTTGTTGCAGGGTGTTTTACCCTACAGTGTAAGAGACTACAGCTATCAGAGATGGCCTGCAGATATGCATCCATATGCAAGAAAAATTGTGATGCTCTGTGTAGTGACACCTGTCTATCAGAACCAGCTTCTACCTCTTCAGTAACTTGGCTGCCATGGGGCTCTATAATACCTCAGCAGGTCCACAGGGCTAATCACTTACATGCTGCTGCACACAATTGAGCCTTGATCAAGTATTGACTATTCTGTATAGTAGCACTTTGACATACTTTTCAGTAGATCTGCATTtctggaataaaaatatatatattttttgccatattttcatcttttactaAAGCCAAAGGTGATATAATGGAAAGACAATCAGTGTTATGCGGTTCTGCTGGCacagtggtcataatgttacgCCTGACCACTGTATGACTGGGATTGTGAACCTTTAGGGAACACTTATTTCCTAACAACGCTCATTTTTACAGCTCTGGATTTCAGCACTGGGCCTGGAAGACATCTGTTTGCTCAAATCAGACAACGCACTAGGTCAAGTGAAAGATAACGCCTCATTTTCGTAGCTATCAACAACGCCATAATTAATGATAACTTTATTGGATTCCACTTGAGTACATATGGTGTTATAAATAATTTCCAGGTTTTGTTAAGTGTTCCTTGGTAAGGTTCTAGGTTTCTCTGTAGCTTCTTTATGTAGTTTACCATAAAGAAGACGCAGTGTCGCTAGTCTCCAGTTTTCACTGATAACTATAGCGCTGTTTGCAAGTCCAAGCTTTTCAGACGCAAAATTAAAGTTTGGCACGGTCATATAAAAGCTCATTGAAGGTGGAAATGAAGTTGTGTTTAtacctaataaataaaaagaaattctggGAAATAAAAAGGGAATACTTACCGTTTCAAAACCCAGCACGCTTGTCTCCCAAATTaaccaaaaggttttttttttttttttttttttcaaaattagctaGTTCTTGGGAACATTCTGTCGCTGTGGTTACGCGCTAATGGTTGGAGGTTAAGTACGCTCACATACCTACTGGCTATCCAGACATGctatatatatctatttttgGCTTGGTAGAAATGAAACTACTTTTCAATAGagtctttaaaacacaaaggttCAGAGCAACTCAGCTTGATGATCCTGTTGCCAGGGCCGTAGCACAGATTTACAAAGACTCGGGAAGCCTCTGATAATCTCGACAAgacaccaaaacaacaaattgacCAAATAATTAATATTAGGGCTTCATAATGAGCCCCAATTCACATTTATTAGTCTTAGCTATCATACTCACTATACAACAAATTTCACACTGTAGATATGATCTAATAAACTATAACACAAATAGCTACATTTATCTCTGCTGCAGCTAAAGTAGTTTTCAAATAACTTTAATATTAATAGTAAGGCTTTACTtcataaaatctgtattttaatataaaattttcaTCTTTTGACCTTTTCTCATCAAATGTTTTAGTAGGTTCTTTTagtgtctttgtttttgatattaatGCCTCAGaattagttttaaagttaatattttatctttatattcTTAGAAGATACTACAGCTGATttgtattttacaatttttgtttttaattgtttatttccatttctggtgtcttattttgaatgtttacattttattctaattGATTAGTAATATTTATATTACGGGCTAACAAAACAACACCATCTTGACCCTGAAGCCaccacaacacacacattttataaTGCTCAATTATTTGACTAAAGACAAGTACATGCATTTACATTcacaaataagttttatttaaatttttatacattataaccatttccaacacatttttatattataataaaatgacTCTTCTTgtcatttacataaaatcaaaaatttgtATATTAAGACTGCAAAATAGTACTCATGTAATTTTTGTTGATAGCTTTGTACACATACAGGTGAATATGCAtccatttactttttaaagaatgCACATTTTGGAGGGGAGAGGGAGGGATAGAAAGGGCGGCCATAAGCAGAGAGAGAATACAAGAGCTCTAGCAAGACAGCGGGCTAGCAGGTAACACCACCAAGTGACCAAAACTGACCTGGGTTAAAATCTTGAGTCAGACCCCTTGTATCCTTCGACAGATCTCACGATACACTGCGAGGCTGTGTTTGTGCCGTTTTTAAACCAaagttgcaagaaaaaaaataaaagtgtgtgtTTAAGTAGCATTTTAACCCAAGTCTTTTCCACAAGCAAGGCTTTAAATAAGTCTTGTCCCAAGTTGGAACTTGGAGCGTCACATGTAGCAGTACAGTTGAAAATTAACCAAATACTCTTTGGGTAGAAGGTATtcaataaagaggaaaaaaagaaaacaaaaaagatcatCATTCATTGCAATTGAAAACTTGCACCATCATAGCAGAAACTGAGGCTTGATTGAAAACGTCAACTCATCACTGTCATGATTTTAAGGATACATACAGTcattagaaagataaaccatgCTATATCAACTTATGAAAACACCTCTGTCCTAATTTTCGTAATGTCTAGACAGACATCCTGGCAAATATCAAGCTTCCGGAGCTTCCCTTGTGAGAAGTACAAGAGgtgtaaaagaaatatgaatggagaaaaaagaagaaaaaaaaaagaaaactccatTAGGAAATGAGATTACCAGAATGTTACACTGATTTACTGCTCAAGACTTTAAAGACAACCAGCCACTGAAGCAAAAGAAGTAGTCATGAGTACCCTCTTTGGTTTGGGAAAGTGTTCACAAAATGATCCTTTAAAAGATTGCCTGCGTgccaaaaagtgaaaatgactCCCATGGGAGCCCGTTTTGCTTGCAATGTACTCATAGATTATTAAACTGGGGGTGATTGCAAGATCTGCAAGAAACCAACCGCTAGtaactaaatgtgtgtgtgggggagggAGTTCAACCATAATTGAGGCATTTTCCCATCAATTAGCAAATATAAAGTCTGCAAGATGATTGCAGGTTACATTTCCTTTTAACTTTCAGTACGAAGCGTTTCCTTCTTTTACAGCAGGTTAATAAAATACAGCCCCACAAGCCACCATAGAAAAGATTAATACAGAATATTCAACAATACAAAAGAAGTTTGCCACTGGGAATTCTGATGACACTACGGCAGCCCTTCAGTGCTTTACATCCTCTGCAGCGGTGTGAAAACTTGAACGGAGGCTGCTCTTGACACCGCCATGGTCTTACAGTAGAATAATGACTCAACAGGCTCTGCTGCTGTTGACGAAATAAACAAAGGGAAGCTACAAATGTTTTAGCCAAGAGCAagatgggcaaaaaaaaaaaaaagaaaaaagtgccaGCATGTGTGGTGGATTGTGTACATGAATGCAGAGAAACCCCAGAAATGTGTCAGATCAGGGACagacaaggtttttttttttttttttttgtgtggaggCTGCTTGATCACTCGGCGGTGCGAGTGGGAGTACTGGGCTGGTGGAGGTTCATGGTTTTGCACAACCATCCGGCAAAGTCCACTTCCTCCACTTCCGATCGCTTGATAAATGTGTGATTCTGAAAGCAAAGAGAAACTTTGGTTTGCAACGTTTACCCTTACCCAGAGATCAAAAAGAACAGGTTAGCAAAGATTGCGTACGCACCATCAACATCTTCAGGTCTGCCCTCTCGGCTGGGTTTTTAATCAAGCTGCAGATACAAAAGAATGTTGGCATTcataaatgttcatgttttgcaCCAAAATTCCCCATAATCATTGAAACCCTTCCACATTTTCCTCCCATGACAACCACAAacattgttgtattttattgcgATTTTAAGACATAGACCAACAAAGTtgtacataattgtgaagtcGACACTTATCAGTCAGTCGACTGATAAGCAGGTCAGGAAACCATGGTAACTGTAAGAACTGCAGAAATCTACAGGTGGACGAATCTGTTGGTAAAACAACAGTCATTCATGTTACATGTCTACCCTTGGATGGAGCCAACTACACAATcatcttgagaaaaaaaaaccccattagTAGATGTAAATTTCTCTAGACTGATAAGATTGTTCACTTTCAAACAGGATTAGTCCAGACATACAGCCAGATCCGCAATGGAATGACTCGGGTCAACTTGTGTATGTAATGTGGAATGGTTTAGGTCAACTGTGCTTGTGTGTTAAAACAACCAAGTCAAATTCCAGACATAAATCTGCTTGGCAATCTGTGGCAAGACCTCAAAATTGAAGTTTCTGgctataatgtgacaaaagatGAATAATTTTAAGGGGTACAAGAACTTTTACAAGGCACCACATTGCCAGACTATCTACgtaatgcaacattttcagtcaccatgtggaaaaatttaatcagaaacaaatgACAATTTTCCACCCATACACAAGTGTCTAAAAAAATAGTACTCCTCATTCTCTGGCGCTCACCATTTTGTCACAAAGTCCTGGAAGTCACTGCTGAAGACACCCTGTGGTAGCTTAGGCGGtggctgtggaaaaaaaaatcatcatcagaagaacagctgaaaaaaaaaaaattatatatatatatatatatatatatatatataaataatatagcGGCTAAATCAATCAGTTATTTTTCAGACCTCATTCACAATGTAGTCCAAAAGCTCAAAGATAGCCATGGCAGGTCTACTGTCCATTCCATGTCCTGTGGAGGAAACCAAAATAATGATTATGACCTCTTGGGATTTGTATAAAATCACAATGAGaaattttttagtttaaaaacagaaatatttgattTCGTACCGCTCACAGGCCTGCCCGGTGGTCTCGGTCTAGCAGTGTTGGAGCGAGGCTCTCCCTCTGCCCCGTCCATGATCGAGCGTCCAAAGATGGCTTCCAGTTCCCTGGCGTCTGGTGGGGGAATAGGGTAGCGGCCGATCGCCAGCTCTACCAGGGACAGGCCCATACTCCACACGTCAGACTGAACCGAGTAGTGGGTGCCCTGCAGTCTCTCCGGCTGTCGAGAAACGCACAACTACGTCAGAGGGACCAGGTACAGCCAAGATGCCAGGGGAATGCAAGAGGGTTGGGCAAGGGGCTGGGGAGAGGCAGGAAGCGGAGGAGAAGAGAGGGGGTGTGGGGGGTAGAGGCAAGAACGGGTGGGGTGTGATTtggaaaagaagacaaagagaGAGGGTTTGGCAGGAAGGGGAAAACAGTTTTACAATGTTTGAGTTGGACGTGTGTCCAAGCTCAGGTGTGTGACAAAAATGACAGCCAAAGGCCAATGACCTGTACCATCCATAATGCAGCTTAGGAACAATTTTGTGCTTGGAAACTCCAAGTACACTGGGACGCTTGACCCCAGGCATCTCAGACTGAGGGGGTAGGAGGACAAGAAAGAGCAAGCACTCGTTCGAGCTTTTTCCTGGGCACAGCCCTCGCCTCTTGGCAAGGGGGGAGTGAGGGGAAGGCAGAGGGCGGGTCTGGCTGAGCAAGAGCAGTGTGAGAGGAATGGAGAAGGAAAGTGGGGATAGGGCCAGAGGAAAAAAGGGGTGGGGGCGCAGGCGTGCAGAGCTGACTCACCGACATGTAGGAGCGCGTTCCAACAAAGGAGTTGGCCATGGAATCTATGAGCTGGCCGCTCACACCAAAGTCACACAGCTTGATCTCCCCGCGGGAGTTGACCAGGATGTTGGAGGGCTTCACGTCTGCGGCAGAAGggacagacaaacaaacacacctaCGTTACATATTCAGAGTTACTACGAGTGCTGCACACAAtacaccaaagaaaaaaaaaagttacacaaacACGGATTACTGCTTTGTTGTCATATTATAGAACACCTTAAAGCTTttagacagttttgtttttttttttttcaaaagtacaTCGAGTGCCTCGCAAAAGCTTTTATACCCCTCGACTCCTCCCCTCTACTTTACTGAGGTTTTGGGTGATAGAGAAGCACAAAGTACAACATACTTGTCGAGTAGAAGGAAAATTACATTCTGctttcaacattttctaaaaacaaaatccactcATCTGCTCGGTTACCCAGAagtaaagtttctgtaaacaatattaccctttaaaattttttttaaaaagtggctgGTTGAGACTAATGCACCACACTTAAGCCTTTTGTGACTCagtctttggtagaaagagaaacaatgaaaaacaaaacgtgGAGATTGAAATTGTCACTCGTTTTaaattatgtgattaattgatttactgcCACAGGCTTATCACAGATATACTAAACCATGACTGGACTCTTAAATGAACAAAAGTGGCAAGGAGAGCAGAAATCAAGGATGTAGCTAAAGGCCTATGGTAACTCTAGAAGAGCTACGGAGATCAACAGCTCAGCTAGAGGAAATTGTTAACAGGAACACTTATTAGTCTTTTGCACTCCATAAATCTGTGAGCGTAGCATCATTGAATGAAACATCTGTAGCTGTAGTCAACAGTGGTTCTACAATGTTTTGACTCGGGTCGGGGATGAAATTTAAGGACCatttacacacatttccttccacttcacaagtATACACTACTTTGTGTCGGTCTATCACACGACgccacataaaacacaaagttttttttgggtttCTTATGCAAGAAGCGGAAAGGTTCATGAGCACAGTGGTGCTGTGCATAAGCAGTAGCTTCTgatggagggaaaacaaaacaagtggaAATCCTcttgacacacacacgcaaaaaaaataaaaaataaaaaaaaataaaaaaattagtaGGTTGGCCAGTTGAGCGGCAGATGGCTCAACCTTCACAACAAACGTCACACAAGCCCAGTTAAAAGTCTACACAGAAATACAGCCTGCAAAATAATGGTGCCTTTTAGCAGAGGGCATGGGACATGTGAGCAATGACTGAGAAAGAGGTGGCATGAAAGAGCAGGAGAACGATGGAGGGAGACAGGCAGGGAGGGTCAACAGGGCGCGTCTGCTCTCTAATCACATCCGGGAGGCTGTAATTACCGCCTGAGCTCACAGACAACTCCATCCTGGAGTACCACCGACCCTGAAGACAGAGGGAAAACTTCACTGCAGCCCTGATGCGCCTCTAGCCATAAACTCATAACAGGACAGCTGTGATTTCTCCCTGGTGCAATGTGGAAGCAGCCCTCGTTTTACACCATAAATCTAAATTGATCACAACCTGCTCACATTCCCAGATAAGACTTTATAATGTGGTGGGAGTAATAAATATTTCGGAAACATTTAAGCGGCGTGTGAACACTTTTCCTCGTCTGAATCTGGATCACCAAAATAACAGAGATAATCGTCTGGatatcagatttttaaagaaaatccatcTTAAATCAGTAAGAGTGCTAGTTGTGATAACTTTTGTCAAAAATGCAAGTAGGGCCGAGTGTTGCGAGGGAATGACACCGACCACAGGAACGGAGAGGAAACAAAATgggtgacaaaagaaaatatgttcagGAATCACAGCACATGATTAAAAAGAAGTGGTTTGGGCAAAGacctaaaacaaacagaaacgacagcaaaaaaaaaaaaaaaaaaaaaaaaaactcaagtcaGCTGatgagttttcttttgttttccaatttgtGTGAAATCTTGCTTCATTTCAGTTGTCTCAGTCACAGCTTGGAGCGGGTAAGGGCGTcaccactgcaaaaacaaaaccttaccaagtatttttagtctagttccTAGTGCAAAATAGCTTGGtccacttaaaataagacaaaacttacaaCTTTTCAGAATGATGCAGGAGCTTAttctaagtcaataattcctttatattgatgaaaaagtattaattacatgtgaaataatttgccagagaaagaagacattttaacttatatggggaaaatgtcttgtttctgTGGGAGATTATTTAGCTTATAACTACCGTCGTACTTTTTGATCAATATTACCGAATTATTGGcttgaaacaagctcctgtgtcttgctgaaaagttacctgtgaGTTAGTTTCGTCTTGTtgcaagtgtaataagatattttcactagaaactagaccaaaaatacttggtaagattttgtgtttttgtagttaaACTTGAGCGTGTAAACAGCAAGCTGTTAAAACTGGGATTTGCCATTT comes from Gambusia affinis linkage group LG10, SWU_Gaff_1.0, whole genome shotgun sequence and encodes:
- the map2k2a gene encoding dual specificity mitogen-activated protein kinase kinase 2a, whose translation is MAPKRRPVPLNITPIGEGQATSNTIDAASEANLEALQKKLGELDLDEQQRKRLEAFLTQKAQVGELKDEDFDPICELGAGNGGVVNKVQHKPSRLVMARKLIHLEIKPAIRNQIIRELQVLHECNSPYIVGFYGAFYSDGEISICMEHMDGGSLDQVLKEARRIPEEILGKVSIAVLRGLAYLREKHQIMHRDVKPSNILVNSRGEIKLCDFGVSGQLIDSMANSFVGTRSYMSPERLQGTHYSVQSDVWSMGLSLVELAIGRYPIPPPDARELEAIFGRSIMDGAEGEPRSNTARPRPPGRPVSGHGMDSRPAMAIFELLDYIVNEPPPKLPQGVFSSDFQDFVTKCLIKNPAERADLKMLMNHTFIKRSEVEEVDFAGWLCKTMNLHQPSTPTRTAE